In the Apteryx mantelli isolate bAptMan1 chromosome 13, bAptMan1.hap1, whole genome shotgun sequence genome, one interval contains:
- the LOC136993301 gene encoding small ribosomal subunit protein eS4-like, whose protein sequence is MTVDAPRPSTGPHKLRECLPLIILLSNRLKYALTGDEVKKICMQRFIKIDGKVRTDITYPAGFMVSLKSGVISIEKTGEHFRLVYDTKGRFAVHRITAEEAKYKLCKVRKIFVGTKGIPHLVTHDARTIRYPDPLIKVNDTIQIDLETGKITDFIKFDTGNLCMVTGGANLCRIGVITNRERHPGSFGVVHVKDANGNSFATRLSNIFVIGKGNKPWISLPRGKGIRLTIAEERDKRLAAKQSSG, encoded by the exons ATGACTGTTGAT GCACCCCGTCCATCTACAGGCCCTCACAAGCTGAGGGAGTGCCTTCCACTCATCATCCTCCTGAGCAACAGACTGAAGTATGCCTTGACAGGAGATGAGGTCAAGAAGATCTGCATGCAGAGGTTCATCAAGATAGATGGCAAAGTTCGCACAGACATCACCTATCCTGCTGGCTTCATGG TATCTCTGAAATCAGGTGTCATCAGCATTGAGAAGACAGGCGAGCATTTCCGCTTGGTGTATGATACCAAGGGCCGTTTTGCTGTTCACCGTATCACAGCTGAAGAGGCCAAG TACAAGTTGTGCAAGGTGAGGAAGATCTTTGTGGGCACCAAAGGAATCCCTCATCTGGTCACCCACGATGCCCGCACCATCCGCTACCCAGACCCCCTCATCAAGGTGAATGATACTATCCAGATTGACCTGGAGACAGGCAAGATCACAGACTTCATCAAGTTTGACACAG GTAACCTGTGCATGGTGACTGGTGGTGCCAACTTGTGCCGTATTGGTGTGATCACCAACCGGGAGAGACATCCTGGCTCATTTGGTGTGGTTCATGTGAAGGATGCCAATGGCAATAGCTTTGCCACCAGACTCTCCAACATCTTTGTTATTGGCAAA GGCAACAAGCCTTGGATCTCCCTGCCCCGTGGAAAGGGGATCCGCCTGACCATTGCTGAAGAGAGAGACAAGAGACTGGCAGCCAAGCAGAGCAGTGGGTAA
- the LOC136993302 gene encoding small ribosomal subunit protein eS4-like: MISKEHFFRPADSEASALVEEDQEPKQAPRPSTGPHKLRECLPLIIFLRNRLKYALTGDEVKKICMQRFIKIDGKVRTDITYPAGFMDVISIEKTGEHFRLVYDTKGRFAVHRITAEEAKYKLCKVRKIFVGTKGIPHLVTHDARTIRYPDPLIKVNDTIQIDLETGKITDFIKFDTGNLCMVTGGANLCRIGVITNRERHPGSFGVVHVKDANGNSFATRLSNIFVIGKGNKPWISLPRGKGIRLTIAEERDKRLAAKQSSG, encoded by the exons ATGATCTCCAAGGAGCACTTCTTCAGGCCTGCGGACAGTGAGGCATCAGCACTGGTAGAGGAAGATCAAG AGCCCAAACAG gCACCCCGTCCATCTACAGGCCCTCACAAGCTGAGGGAGTGCCTTCCACTCATCATCTTCCTGAGGAACAGACTGAAGTATGCCTTGACAGGAGATGAGGTCAAGAAGATCTGCATGCAGAGGTTCATCAAGATAGATGGCAAAGTTCGCACAGACATCACCTATCCTGCTGGCTTCATGG ATGTCATCAGCATTGAGAAGACAGGCGAGCATTTCCGCTTGGTGTATGATACCAAGGGCCGTTTTGCTGTTCACCGTATCACAGCTGAAGAGGCCAAG TACAAGTTGTGCAAGGTGAGGAAGATCTTTGTGGGCACCAAAGGAATCCCTCATCTGGTCACCCACGATGCCCGCACCATCCGCTACCCAGACCCCCTCATCAAGGTGAATGATACTATCCAGATTGACCTGGAGACAGGCAAGATCACAGACTTCATCAAGTTTGACACAG GTAACCTGTGCATGGTGACTGGTGGTGCCAACTTGTGCCGTATTGGTGTGATCACCAACCGGGAGAGACATCCTGGCTCATTTGGTGTGGTTCATGTGAAGGATGCCAATGGCAATAGCTTTGCCACCAGACTCTCCAACATCTTTGTTATTGGCAAA GGCAACAAGCCTTGGATCTCCCTGCCCCGTGGAAAGGGGATCCGCCTGACCATTGCTGAAGAGAGAGACAAGAGACTGGCAGCCAAGCAGAGCAGTGGGTAA